One part of the Candidatus Neomarinimicrobiota bacterium genome encodes these proteins:
- a CDS encoding 3-isopropylmalate dehydratase large subunit: MGKNVVEKIISRNIGKDVNPGEIVLVKSDIAFVQDGTGPLMINEFHNMGFREIKAPKTFLFCDHAFPSPRMELSNTQKKMFEFANKYNSKIFYACEGISHQIVFEEYAIPGNIIIGADSHTCSLGCLGCLATGMGSTDAAIAFGLGKVWLKVPETIKVILNGKLQKGVTAKDVILSLIGKIGADGAIYKTLEFLGSFVRSSTMDDRFTLCNMAVECGAKTGIVPPDDITLEFLKERGREVDIGWLTPDEDADYCEVVEVDVSEIEPVVAYPHRVDNIKKVKEFENVKVDQVFIGTCTNGRLSDLRIAADVIKKGKKAPWVKFIVVPASKSIYKQSVKEGLIDVFIDFGGIVLPPGCGPCVGTHEGVLADGEVALSTQNRNFRGRMGNPNSEIYLSSPLTAAASAITGYITDPREFI, translated from the coding sequence ATGGGAAAGAATGTAGTTGAAAAAATTATTTCCAGAAATATTGGTAAGGATGTAAATCCTGGAGAGATAGTCCTTGTAAAATCCGATATTGCCTTTGTGCAGGATGGTACAGGACCACTTATGATCAACGAGTTTCACAATATGGGTTTTAGAGAAATAAAAGCGCCAAAGACTTTTCTTTTTTGTGATCATGCATTTCCAAGCCCGAGAATGGAGTTATCAAATACTCAAAAGAAGATGTTTGAGTTTGCAAATAAATATAATTCAAAAATTTTTTACGCATGCGAAGGTATAAGCCACCAGATTGTTTTTGAAGAATATGCTATTCCAGGAAATATAATTATTGGTGCAGATTCCCATACTTGTAGTTTGGGTTGTCTTGGATGTCTTGCTACGGGAATGGGCTCAACGGATGCTGCGATAGCCTTTGGACTTGGGAAAGTCTGGTTAAAAGTGCCTGAAACGATTAAAGTTATTCTTAATGGCAAGTTACAAAAGGGAGTAACTGCTAAAGATGTTATCCTTTCTTTAATAGGAAAAATAGGGGCGGATGGTGCAATATATAAAACTTTGGAATTTTTAGGTAGCTTCGTAAGAAGTAGTACAATGGATGATAGGTTCACATTGTGCAATATGGCAGTAGAATGTGGAGCAAAAACCGGGATCGTGCCGCCGGATGATATAACTTTAGAATTTTTAAAAGAAAGGGGAAGAGAAGTAGATATAGGCTGGCTTACACCTGATGAGGATGCTGACTATTGTGAAGTTGTCGAAGTGGATGTTTCAGAGATTGAGCCTGTTGTCGCATATCCTCATCGTGTTGATAATATTAAAAAGGTAAAGGAATTTGAGAATGTAAAGGTTGACCAGGTCTTCATTGGTACCTGCACAAATGGCAGGCTAAGTGATCTGAGAATTGCCGCTGATGTTATTAAAAAGGGGAAAAAGGCTCCTTGGGTAAAATTTATTGTTGTTCCAGCTTCTAAATCAATTTACAAGCAATCTGTGAAAGAAGGGTTGATTGACGTGTTTATTGATTTTGGTGGAATTGTTTTACCACCAGGATGTGGTCCCTGCGTGGGGACACATGAGGGAGTATTAGCGGATGGGGAGGTAGCCTTATCAACTCAAAATAGAAACTTTAGGGGTCGAATGGGTAATCCGAATTCAGAAATATATCTATCATCACCGTTAACGGCTGCTGCAAGCGCTATAACAGGGTATATAACCGACCCGAGGGAGTTTATATAA
- the trpB gene encoding tryptophan synthase subunit beta: protein MNKLPDERGYFGKFGGQYVPETLIPALKELEEAFKDICDDEFFWEELDYYLKHYAGRPTPLYYAERYSKNVGNAKIYLKREDLLHTGAHKINNTIGQILLAKKMGKKKIIAETGAGQHGVATATACALFGMECIVFMGLKDTLRQRINVQRMELLGAKVVPIDKGTGTLKDAINEAIRYWVTNVRDTYYLLGSVVGPHPYPVIVRTFQSVIGKETKQQILELEGCLPDYIVACVGGGSNAIGIFYHFIENTSVKLIGVEAGGSIMNKNKNAASLNYGKPGALHGSFSYVLQNNDGQIEETFSISAGLDYPGVGPEHSYLRDTGRVEYTVAYDEEAVQAFKNLTMYEGIIPALEPSHALAYAEKLSKIAERDKIIVVNLSGRGDKDLGIILGDGR from the coding sequence ATGAATAAACTTCCTGATGAAAGGGGGTATTTCGGAAAGTTCGGAGGTCAGTATGTACCCGAAACACTTATACCCGCTTTAAAAGAACTCGAGGAAGCATTCAAAGACATTTGCGATGATGAATTCTTCTGGGAGGAATTAGATTACTATTTGAAACATTATGCTGGCAGACCAACTCCTCTTTATTACGCAGAAAGATATTCAAAAAATGTTGGTAATGCCAAAATATACCTTAAGAGGGAAGATCTTTTACACACAGGAGCACACAAGATAAATAATACGATCGGACAGATACTCCTCGCAAAAAAAATGGGGAAGAAGAAGATAATCGCCGAAACAGGTGCAGGACAGCATGGTGTTGCAACAGCAACTGCCTGTGCATTATTTGGAATGGAATGTATTGTATTCATGGGGCTTAAGGATACATTAAGGCAGAGGATCAATGTCCAGAGAATGGAGCTTCTTGGGGCTAAGGTAGTTCCAATAGATAAAGGTACAGGTACATTAAAAGATGCAATCAATGAGGCAATAAGGTATTGGGTTACAAATGTTAGAGATACCTATTATCTCCTTGGCTCTGTAGTTGGTCCACATCCATATCCGGTAATAGTAAGGACATTCCAATCTGTAATTGGCAAAGAAACAAAGCAACAAATATTAGAACTAGAGGGATGTCTACCTGATTATATCGTAGCGTGTGTTGGTGGAGGAAGCAATGCAATTGGTATATTCTACCACTTTATTGAGAATACATCAGTAAAACTCATTGGGGTTGAGGCAGGTGGGAGTATAATGAATAAAAATAAAAATGCAGCATCATTAAATTATGGTAAACCAGGAGCTTTGCATGGAAGTTTCAGCTATGTTTTACAAAACAATGATGGACAAATTGAGGAAACATTCTCAATTTCTGCAGGGCTTGATTATCCGGGTGTGGGACCTGAGCATTCTTACCTGAGGGATACGGGCAGAGTCGAATACACCGTTGCATACGATGAAGAAGCAGTGCAGGCATTTAAAAATCTTACAATGTATGAAGGAATTATACCAGCCTTGGAACCATCACACGCTCTTGCATATGCAGAAAAACTGTCGAAGATAGCTGAAAGAGACAAAATAATTGTCGTTAACCTATCTGGTAGAGGTGATAAAGACCTGGGCATTATTCTGGGAGATGGAAGATGA
- a CDS encoding aminodeoxychorismate/anthranilate synthase component II, translating into MTKKIFLIDNYDSFTYNLFQLVASMGNDVIVSRNDKINISEIEKLKPNCIIISPGPGRPENAGISVELIKYFKDKIPILGICLGHQAIGYAFGANIVKSGSVFHGKTSKIYHNGHSIFKSIDSPFIATRYHSLIIDKNSLPDQLKLIAWTEDGVIMGIAHVKYPIIGLQFHPESILTDVGKIIITNFINMF; encoded by the coding sequence ATGACAAAAAAAATCTTTTTGATAGATAATTATGATTCCTTCACATATAACTTATTCCAGCTTGTAGCTTCTATGGGCAATGATGTTATTGTTAGCAGAAATGACAAAATAAACATTAGCGAGATTGAAAAATTAAAACCAAATTGTATAATAATATCTCCAGGTCCAGGTAGACCAGAAAATGCTGGAATATCTGTTGAATTGATAAAATACTTCAAAGATAAAATTCCAATTCTGGGAATTTGTCTTGGACATCAAGCTATAGGATACGCATTTGGTGCTAATATAGTTAAATCAGGTAGTGTTTTTCATGGAAAGACATCAAAAATCTATCATAATGGTCATTCCATATTTAAAAGCATTGATTCACCTTTTATAGCCACAAGATATCATTCATTAATTATAGATAAAAACTCATTACCAGATCAATTGAAACTAATCGCGTGGACTGAAGATGGCGTTATAATGGGAATTGCGCACGTGAAATACCCAATAATAGGCTTACAGTTTCACCCTGAGAGCATACTCACTGATGTAGGGAAAATAATTATTACTAATTTTATCAATATGTTTTAA
- a CDS encoding anthranilate synthase component I family protein, which produces MNKIHLPRKNLSINKLNLFMNPTEIYERLYISEKYSFLYESLDKNVETGRFSILGGRPFLTACSKGKNITIENNEILKIKDNPYKIIKELVASGRHHHTFPVFSGGVVGFISYDFIRFFEEIPDKNPDNTGFPDLFFIFPSEIFVVDHFEKNLYLIQYYDTLDKYRISEIRELLSTKNNIRLDDKPIINYMTNCMERNYFLDIVKKAKDYIFEGDIFQVVLSQRFEFKIENDPYLLYKKMRITNPSPYMYYQKFGDYYILGSSPETLVKLINRVAITRPIAGTRPRGKTPDEDKKLEIELINSEKERAEHIMLVDLGRNDLGRVCKPGTVKPTELMVIGRYSKVMHIVSTVEGELMDNEDAFSLFSACFPAGTVTGAPKIRAMEIIDELEDLRRSVYAGAVGYFDFNGNMDFCIAIRTIFINKNRGFIQAGAGIVADSDPEFEYQETINKLSALFAATNIDIEK; this is translated from the coding sequence ATGAACAAGATACATCTGCCTAGAAAAAATTTATCAATTAACAAGCTAAATCTTTTTATGAACCCGACAGAGATTTATGAACGACTTTATATAAGCGAGAAATACTCCTTTTTATACGAATCCCTTGATAAAAATGTAGAAACAGGTCGATTCTCAATCTTAGGCGGCAGACCATTCCTGACCGCTTGCAGTAAAGGTAAGAATATAACTATTGAAAATAATGAAATCCTTAAAATAAAAGATAACCCCTATAAAATTATAAAGGAGCTTGTCGCATCTGGGAGACACCATCATACATTTCCAGTATTCTCAGGAGGAGTAGTTGGATTCATATCGTATGATTTTATCAGATTTTTCGAAGAAATACCTGACAAAAATCCAGACAATACAGGTTTTCCCGATTTATTCTTCATATTTCCTTCGGAAATTTTTGTAGTCGACCATTTTGAGAAAAATTTATATTTAATCCAGTACTATGACACCCTTGATAAATACAGAATTTCAGAAATAAGGGAACTTCTATCAACAAAAAATAACATTAGACTAGACGATAAACCAATAATAAATTACATGACAAACTGTATGGAAAGGAATTACTTCCTAGACATAGTTAAAAAAGCCAAGGATTATATTTTTGAAGGAGACATCTTCCAGGTGGTTTTGTCTCAGAGATTTGAATTTAAAATAGAAAATGATCCATACCTTCTATACAAAAAAATGAGAATTACCAATCCATCACCTTATATGTATTATCAAAAATTTGGTGATTATTATATACTTGGTTCCTCTCCTGAAACACTTGTTAAATTAATCAACAGAGTGGCTATTACAAGGCCTATCGCTGGCACTCGTCCAAGAGGGAAGACACCAGATGAGGATAAAAAACTTGAAATCGAACTCATAAATAGTGAAAAAGAGAGGGCAGAACACATTATGCTCGTTGACCTTGGAAGAAACGACCTTGGCAGAGTCTGCAAGCCCGGTACGGTTAAGCCAACAGAATTAATGGTAATTGGTAGATATTCTAAAGTCATGCATATTGTATCAACAGTCGAGGGAGAGTTGATGGATAATGAAGATGCTTTTTCACTATTCTCAGCATGTTTCCCAGCAGGCACAGTAACGGGCGCACCCAAGATCAGAGCAATGGAGATAATAGATGAACTCGAAGATTTAAGACGAAGTGTCTACGCCGGGGCTGTTGGCTACTTCGATTTTAACGGTAACATGGATTTCTGCATAGCAATCAGAACAATTTTTATAAACAAAAATAGAGGCTTTATTCAGGCTGGCGCCGGTATCGTAGCTGATTCCGATCCGGAGTTTGAATACCAGGAGACAATCAATAAACTTTCTGCACTTTTTGCTGCAACAAATATAGATATTGAAAAATAA
- the trpD gene encoding anthranilate phosphoribosyltransferase encodes MEVEQLLIRFVEDPSPIDEEEAYLLANKMMNGEMTEAQIGAILTAIKLKGETPEILYGFAKSLKDKVSEFHLDCYDLIDTCGTGGDKKGTFNISTVASIVLAGGGVRVAKHGNRSITSKCGSADLLAELGVDISIPPMKAVQAITEIGIGFLFAPVFHTAMKNVMNPRRELKFKTLFNVIGPLANPVNVKRQLMGVFSEDLIQKVIEVFKKMGHKHCLVVYGKDGVDEISISNSTIIYELRDNEVKSYEITPEDFGISRHPIESIKGGDAKENAEITLRLLKGEMGPYRDAIVLNAAAGFYVAGKAGSIEDGITMAEESIDSGRAMEKLNELIRFTRGEA; translated from the coding sequence ATGGAAGTTGAACAATTATTGATAAGATTTGTAGAGGACCCGTCACCGATTGATGAGGAAGAAGCATATTTGTTAGCGAATAAAATGATGAATGGAGAGATGACGGAAGCGCAGATTGGTGCCATACTAACTGCAATTAAATTAAAGGGAGAAACTCCGGAGATATTATATGGATTTGCAAAATCTCTCAAGGATAAAGTGAGTGAATTTCATCTGGATTGTTATGATTTGATAGATACATGTGGTACCGGTGGCGATAAAAAAGGCACCTTTAATATCAGCACAGTAGCTTCTATCGTTCTCGCCGGTGGAGGTGTGAGGGTAGCTAAACACGGCAACAGGTCAATTACAAGTAAATGTGGTAGTGCAGACCTACTGGCTGAACTCGGTGTCGATATAAGTATACCCCCAATGAAAGCTGTTCAGGCAATTACAGAGATTGGAATCGGTTTCCTGTTTGCACCTGTTTTTCACACCGCAATGAAAAATGTAATGAATCCAAGAAGAGAGCTAAAATTCAAAACGCTTTTCAATGTTATTGGACCACTGGCAAATCCTGTAAATGTCAAAAGACAATTGATGGGGGTTTTCTCGGAAGATCTTATACAAAAAGTCATCGAAGTGTTTAAAAAGATGGGACACAAGCATTGCCTTGTTGTTTACGGCAAAGATGGCGTAGATGAAATATCCATCTCCAATAGCACCATCATTTATGAACTTAGAGACAATGAAGTAAAAAGCTATGAAATCACTCCAGAAGATTTTGGTATTTCCAGACATCCTATTGAATCCATAAAAGGTGGTGATGCAAAGGAAAATGCGGAGATCACATTGAGGTTATTAAAAGGTGAAATGGGTCCATACAGAGATGCCATTGTCCTTAACGCCGCTGCAGGTTTCTACGTGGCAGGCAAAGCAGGATCAATAGAGGATGGAATCACCATGGCAGAAGAATCTATTGATTCAGGCAGGGCAATGGAAAAACTAAATGAACTAATTCGTTTTACAAGAGGTGAGGCTTGA
- a CDS encoding 3-isopropylmalate dehydratase small subunit has translation MKIRGRVWKFGDSISTDDITPGRFFHLRSNLSELSKHTLEDVREEFAKNVKQGDIVVGGMNFGLGSSREHAARVFKVLGVSCIIAKCFSRIFFRNCINIGLPVIELKEADEVTDGNILDVDLENGILKNETTGKVYNFPKLPSFVLKIINTGGIEEMIKGYGDIEV, from the coding sequence ATGAAGATAAGGGGTAGAGTTTGGAAATTTGGTGATTCCATATCAACTGATGACATTACTCCAGGTAGATTTTTTCACTTGCGTTCAAATTTATCCGAATTGTCAAAGCATACATTAGAGGATGTTCGAGAAGAGTTTGCTAAGAACGTAAAACAGGGCGATATTGTAGTCGGTGGCATGAATTTTGGCCTCGGCTCATCTCGAGAGCATGCCGCCCGTGTATTCAAAGTACTCGGAGTATCCTGTATTATTGCCAAATGTTTTTCGAGGATTTTCTTCAGGAATTGTATAAACATTGGTTTGCCCGTCATTGAGTTGAAAGAAGCTGATGAAGTAACGGATGGTAATATACTTGATGTTGATCTTGAGAATGGGATCTTGAAAAATGAAACAACAGGCAAAGTTTATAACTTTCCAAAACTACCATCGTTTGTTTTAAAAATTATTAATACCGGCGGCATTGAGGAAATGATAAAAGGGTATGGGGATATAGAGGTATAA
- a CDS encoding tryptophan synthase subunit alpha — protein sequence MKIEDKFNQLEKDNRIALILYLTFGYPSIAESVDLIKKFSELNVDIVEVGIPFSDPVADGKTIQYASEMALRNGASITRMFDEVCKINLQMPLVMMTYYNPVIAYGLNRIFTDMKEAGFDGIIIPDLPVEEINQIKKNYDTKGINFINLVTPVTDLLRIKLINENSTGFIYCVSLTGVTGARDQLNSEVFSFLQKLKKLVDKPVAVGFGISKKEHITQLKKYADGVIIGSKIIEAIRNNENIEDLIKQYQEAL from the coding sequence ATGAAAATAGAAGACAAATTCAATCAGCTTGAAAAAGATAACAGAATCGCTCTAATTCTGTATCTAACCTTCGGCTACCCCTCTATTGCTGAAAGTGTTGACCTTATAAAAAAGTTCAGTGAACTAAATGTAGATATTGTAGAAGTTGGAATTCCATTTTCCGATCCTGTTGCTGATGGAAAAACCATACAGTATGCATCAGAAATGGCTCTTAGGAATGGTGCTTCAATCACAAGAATGTTCGATGAAGTATGCAAAATCAACCTTCAAATGCCCCTGGTTATGATGACATACTACAATCCTGTAATAGCCTACGGCCTTAATAGAATATTTACAGATATGAAAGAAGCAGGATTCGATGGTATTATCATACCTGACTTACCTGTAGAAGAAATTAACCAGATTAAGAAAAATTATGACACAAAAGGTATAAATTTTATAAACCTGGTTACTCCTGTAACTGACCTGCTAAGGATAAAGCTGATCAATGAAAATTCTACCGGTTTTATTTACTGTGTATCACTAACAGGTGTCACAGGTGCAAGAGACCAGTTGAACTCGGAGGTTTTTTCGTTTCTACAAAAATTAAAAAAATTAGTAGATAAACCAGTGGCTGTTGGATTTGGCATTTCAAAAAAGGAACATATTACACAATTAAAAAAATATGCCGATGGGGTAATCATCGGTTCAAAAATAATTGAGGCTATTAGAAACAATGAAAATATTGAAGATTTAATAAAACAATACCAGGAAGCATTGTAA
- a CDS encoding citrate synthase/methylcitrate synthase: protein MKDKLKNKDSVRLNNSYLAKGLEGVVVKETTISMVDGVNGVLIYRGYDVKELAEYSNFEEVAFLIYNGYLPTFKELTIFQKKLREYKYLDKKYIDFLQIISEAHDYMDILKIAVAYIGALENEKDDIFNISCRLVSIMPMILSYSYRIKNKLPIIEPSDKLTHIENFYYMFHGKLPEDDIKKALDISMILHAEQGINASTFSALVISSSMTDIYSAISGAIGCLKGYLHGGANRKVLDMLDEVGSVENVSEYVENCIKNKKRVMGFGHRIYKTYDPRSIVLKKIATNLSKKYSSKYLDIAIKMEEEVVKRLGPKKIFPNVDFYSGIVYDMLGFPSEVFTPLFAVARIVGWTAHIMEYRKDNRIFRPVAKYTGPENLKYVPIEERG, encoded by the coding sequence ATGAAAGATAAATTAAAGAATAAAGATAGTGTACGTTTAAATAATAGTTACTTAGCTAAAGGCTTAGAGGGAGTTGTAGTAAAAGAGACTACTATATCTATGGTTGATGGTGTTAACGGGGTTTTAATATATCGTGGCTATGATGTCAAGGAGCTGGCAGAATATTCAAATTTTGAAGAAGTAGCTTTTCTTATTTATAATGGATACCTGCCTACATTTAAAGAGTTAACTATTTTTCAGAAAAAACTCAGAGAGTATAAATACCTTGATAAAAAATATATTGATTTTCTTCAAATTATTTCGGAAGCCCATGACTATATGGATATTCTAAAAATTGCAGTTGCATACATAGGTGCTTTGGAAAATGAAAAAGATGATATTTTTAATATATCCTGTAGACTTGTATCAATAATGCCAATGATTTTATCCTATTCTTATAGAATAAAAAATAAATTACCAATTATTGAGCCGTCTGATAAGTTGACTCATATAGAAAACTTTTATTATATGTTTCATGGCAAGTTGCCTGAAGATGATATAAAGAAAGCTCTTGATATATCAATGATTTTACATGCAGAGCAGGGTATAAATGCTTCGACATTTTCTGCTTTAGTAATTTCTTCCAGCATGACTGATATTTATTCTGCTATCTCTGGAGCAATTGGTTGCCTCAAAGGATATCTTCATGGTGGTGCAAACAGAAAAGTATTGGATATGCTTGATGAGGTTGGCTCAGTGGAAAATGTTTCAGAATATGTTGAAAATTGCATAAAAAATAAAAAAAGGGTAATGGGATTTGGACACAGAATATATAAGACCTATGATCCACGTTCTATAGTCTTAAAAAAAATTGCTACTAATTTATCTAAGAAATATAGTTCCAAGTACCTTGATATTGCGATTAAAATGGAAGAGGAGGTTGTGAAACGACTGGGTCCTAAAAAGATTTTCCCAAATGTTGATTTTTATTCTGGCATAGTATATGATATGCTCGGATTCCCCAGTGAGGTTTTTACTCCGCTGTTTGCTGTGGCAAGGATTGTAGGATGGACAGCTCATATTATGGAATACAGAAAAGATAACAGAATATTTAGGCCCGTTGCCAAGTACACAGGACCTGAGAATCTGAAATATGTTCCAATTGAGGAGAGAGGATAA
- the trpC gene encoding indole-3-glycerol phosphate synthase TrpC, giving the protein MNILDEIVQKKRHEVEHLKRENPLKPIRADNYSKGRFYKKLRERDKIKIIAEVKRKSPSFGIIAEDFDPVKIAKDYVKGGASCISVLTDEKYFGGSIKHLKQIKDNISGVPVLRKDFIIDEYQIYESCYAGADAMLLITSILSKKQLKNYIKISRNLSIDPVVEVHDRSELEIALDCGAYIVGINNRNLKTFKVDLENSLRLIELIPDDIIKISESGIKSKVHVKLLTEAGFDAILIGTSLMKSTNKQEFLKNLLEY; this is encoded by the coding sequence TTGAACATACTTGATGAAATAGTACAGAAAAAAAGGCATGAAGTGGAACATTTAAAGCGCGAAAACCCATTAAAGCCTATCAGAGCAGATAATTATAGTAAAGGGAGATTCTATAAAAAATTAAGGGAAAGGGATAAAATTAAAATTATAGCAGAAGTAAAAAGGAAATCTCCTTCATTTGGGATAATAGCAGAAGATTTTGACCCAGTTAAAATTGCTAAAGACTATGTGAAAGGGGGAGCAAGCTGCATTTCGGTACTTACTGATGAAAAGTATTTTGGAGGTTCTATTAAACATTTAAAACAGATAAAAGATAATATTTCTGGTGTACCTGTCTTAAGGAAAGATTTTATAATCGACGAATATCAAATTTATGAATCATGCTATGCAGGAGCAGATGCGATGCTTTTGATCACATCAATTCTATCAAAAAAACAGTTGAAAAATTATATAAAAATTTCAAGAAACCTTTCGATTGATCCGGTAGTGGAGGTACATGATAGATCAGAACTTGAAATTGCTCTGGACTGTGGAGCGTACATTGTTGGTATAAACAATAGAAACCTTAAAACTTTTAAAGTGGATTTAGAGAATTCACTAAGGCTGATAGAGCTAATTCCAGATGATATAATAAAAATCAGCGAGAGTGGGATAAAGTCAAAAGTCCATGTTAAACTACTGACTGAGGCTGGGTTTGATGCAATACTTATTGGCACATCTTTAATGAAATCAACAAATAAACAAGAATTTTTAAAAAACCTACTGGAGTACTGA
- a CDS encoding phosphoribosylanthranilate isomerase: MIRVKICGITNTGDALIAAKYGADAIGLIFAESKRKVSIDTAREIISSIPPFVITVAVLMDNSYNFIEKLLKKVPVDILQFHGEETPELCESFNKRYIKRLKITNETSPDDIKEFAKKYNSASMILLDPGTGSGIKFKWEMLKNIEGDYIIAGGLNPENVVELLKIYKPYAVDVSSGVESKPGKKDEKLVKNFIQNVKGYRYE, translated from the coding sequence ATGATAAGGGTGAAAATCTGTGGTATTACAAACACTGGAGATGCCTTAATAGCTGCAAAATATGGAGCTGATGCCATTGGGTTAATTTTTGCTGAATCAAAAAGAAAAGTTTCCATCGATACTGCCAGAGAAATTATAAGCTCTATACCACCATTTGTCATCACAGTTGCTGTACTCATGGATAATTCTTATAACTTCATAGAAAAATTATTGAAGAAAGTGCCCGTAGATATTCTTCAATTTCATGGAGAAGAAACACCGGAACTGTGTGAGTCATTCAATAAACGCTACATAAAGAGATTAAAAATTACTAATGAAACTAGCCCGGATGATATAAAGGAATTTGCAAAAAAATATAATTCAGCCAGCATGATACTTCTTGATCCTGGCACTGGCAGTGGGATAAAATTTAAATGGGAAATGTTAAAAAATATTGAAGGAGACTATATAATTGCTGGTGGATTAAATCCAGAAAACGTCGTTGAATTACTGAAAATATATAAACCCTATGCGGTCGATGTTTCATCCGGAGTTGAATCTAAACCCGGGAAAAAGGATGAAAAGCTGGTAAAGAATTTTATACAAAATGTGAAAGGATATAGGTATGAATAA
- a CDS encoding DUF4384 domain-containing protein, with translation MSKCKNNLTISVVALLSIILLITIPKSSLGQESKKSKWIYIDTTLAFTTDVPISTAREKTLNAARQGAVKKAIPAEVLIASALNDRIFEKGNDVEEQTAYSIFSILSTTGHIVDEKILYSKVEKLEKNIYHYRVKLKANVAEPSGERNPALSLEVGLNKNFLKDGDELQITVKSSADGYIYLFNFLPDNSVVLIFPNALCQNNFIKSNTIFEIPSKKEKERGIKYRVRCHPESEMTVETILAVFCINPIAGIDKFVRVKEGTVTFSAGDESFVQFQKWLAEVPLSQRVEKAVQIHIYK, from the coding sequence ATGAGCAAATGTAAAAACAATTTAACTATCAGCGTTGTTGCTTTACTGTCTATCATTTTGCTCATCACCATCCCGAAAAGCTCTTTGGGACAGGAGAGTAAGAAGAGCAAATGGATTTATATAGATACAACCCTCGCCTTCACAACTGATGTCCCAATATCAACTGCAAGAGAAAAAACGCTCAACGCCGCCAGGCAAGGAGCTGTTAAAAAAGCCATACCTGCAGAGGTGTTGATAGCCTCTGCACTGAATGACCGCATCTTCGAGAAAGGTAATGATGTGGAAGAACAGACCGCTTACAGCATATTTTCCATTCTATCCACCACTGGTCACATAGTTGATGAAAAAATTCTGTACTCGAAAGTTGAAAAACTTGAGAAAAATATTTACCACTATCGGGTAAAACTTAAAGCCAACGTCGCAGAGCCGTCAGGAGAAAGAAATCCTGCTCTGTCGCTGGAGGTAGGCCTCAACAAAAATTTCCTGAAAGATGGGGACGAACTCCAAATCACGGTGAAATCATCCGCTGACGGTTATATTTATCTCTTCAACTTCCTTCCTGATAATTCCGTTGTGCTCATTTTCCCGAATGCTCTCTGTCAGAACAATTTTATAAAGTCAAACACAATTTTTGAAATCCCTTCAAAAAAGGAAAAAGAACGTGGCATAAAATACAGGGTAAGATGCCACCCGGAATCAGAAATGACAGTGGAAACAATCCTCGCTGTCTTCTGCATAAACCCCATAGCAGGCATTGATAAGTTTGTGAGAGTAAAAGAGGGAACTGTTACCTTTTCTGCAGGTGATGAGAGTTTCGTTCAGTTCCAGAAGTGGCTCGCTGAGGTACCTCTATCCCAGCGAGTAGAAAAAGCCGTCCAGATTCATATCTACAAATAG